The Candidatus Polarisedimenticolaceae bacterium genomic sequence CATCTCCATCAGCGGGACGTGTTTGTCCGCCCCGGCGTGGAAGACGAGCTGCGGCCGGTACATCGCGAAGATCCCCTCGAGCTTCTTCTTGTTGATGACGTCGCCGATCACCTGGACGAGGCGGGTAAATCCGGCCTGGCGACTGAGCTCGTTGTGGATCTCGTAGATGCTGTTCTCGCCGCGGCCGAACAGCTGGATCTCGGCGGGCCCGAACTTCAGGATCTGACGGCAGAGCTCGGAGCCGATCGACCCCCCGGCGCCGGTGACGAGCACCCGCTTGCCGCGGACGTAGGCGGCGATCATCGAGTGGTCGAGCGTGGCGACGTCGCGCCCGAGCAGGTCCTCGACTTCCACGCTGCGGAGGTCGCCGAGCTCGACCTTGCCGTCCTGGATGCGGCTGAGGTCGGGGAGGATCTTGAACGTCGCGGGCGTGTTCCGGCAGACCTCGACGATCGTCCGCACGTCGCGGCCGCGGGCCGAGGGAATCGCGATCAGGATCTCCTTCACGTCGTGCGCGGCGACCAGCCGAGGGATGTCGAGCGTGCGGCCGAGCACCGGCACCCCGTGGATCCGCTGCCCCTGCTTCAGGGGGTTGTCGTCGACGAAGGCGACCGGGTTGTAGTCCATGCGCTGGTTGCGGAACATCTCGCGGACGATCATCTCGCCGCCGTCCCCGGCCCCGACGACCAGCACGCGGCGCGATTTGCGCCGCGGGCGCGTGCCGAGGAACTGGGCCGCGACCGTCGCCCGGCCGCCCGCGTAGGAAGCCTCGTGGAAGATGCGCACGGACAGCCGCGCGGCCCCCGCGAGCAGGACGGCGATCGCGAGGTCGATGAACGGCACGGAGCGCGGCAGCTGCATCGAGTCGGGGAGGAAGAACCCCACCGTGATGATCGCGGCGCAGGACACGAGCGCCGAGTGTCCGAGGAACTGGAGGTCCCGCAGGCTCGCGTATCGCCAGATCGTCCGGTACGAACCGAAGTAGGCGTGGACGAGGAGCTTCGTCGCCACCACGGCCGGGAGCGTAAGCAACAACGTGCGGCGGTACGGCTCGGGAAATCCGTCCAGCCGCGCCAGATACGCCAGGACGTACGCGAACGCGAAGATGCCCGCATCGGCGGCCATCTTCGCGATCACCGGCGCTACGGTCCGGAGGCGGGGAGCGGGGGTCATCGGGACGTCACCTCTTGACGAATCGTGGACGCGACGACGGACGGCTTCGCGGCTCGGGATGTCTTCGGACTCGGAGCGAGCGCCAACACGGCGGCCGCGGTCCGGGCGGCGTCGTGACGGATCTTCCCTGAGCCCGTCGCGAGTTCGGCGACCACCAGGCGCTCGCGCCGGCCGGATCGGAGAGGCTCGAGCACGGGCTCGGAACCCTCGGCGGCGTACGGCGCCAGCCGCCACGGCTCGACGGCAGGGCCGTGGGCCAGCACCGCGTCGACCATCCCGGCGCCGAGATGGGCGTCGATGGCGTCGAGGTGGGCGTTGAGCCGCATCCCCGAGGTCTCGCCGGGCTGGGTCATCAGGTTGGAGACCAGGACGCGGATCGCCGCCGTTTCACGCAGCGCGCGGGCGAGGTCGCCGACACAGAGCACGGAGAGCAGGCTCGTATAGAGGCTGCCGGGGCCGATCACCAGCAGGTCGGCCTCGCGGATGGCGGACACCGATTCCTCCGGCGCCGAGGCGTCGGACGGCTCGAGCCAGACCCGCCGCACGGACCGCTCGGAACGACCGATGCTCGACTCGCCGTTCAGGAGGCTGCCGTCCTCCAACTCGGCATGCAGCGCGAGGGGGACCGTCGTCGCCGGGAGAACCCGCCCCGCGCAGCCGAGCAGCCGCCCCGCCACCTCCAGGCCCCGCAGGTGGCAGCCCTCCTGCTCCGCAAGCGCCGCGAGCATCAGGTTTCCTACCGCATGTCCGGCGAGCTCTCCGGTCCCGAGATAGCGGTGGGCGAAGAGCTTCGCAAGCGGGGAGGGGTCCGGCGCCAGCGCCAGAAGGCAGTTCCGGAAGTCTCCGACCGGCAATCCCCCGCGCTCCCGCCGGATGCGCCCGGACGATCCCCCGTCGTCCGCGGTCGCGACGACGGCGGAGATCTCGAGGGCGCGCCCCTCGCGCGACTCGCGGGCGAGGCCGCGGAGAACGGCCGAAATGCCGTTCCCACCGCCGACCACGGTGACGCGCAGGGTGCTTCTCACTTCGTGGTGCCTCGTGACGCGTCGTCCGCGTAGCGATACGGGTCGTAGTCGTCGTAGCGGTAGTAGTAACGATCGACCGGCGTCGCCACGACGTCGTTCAGCACGACGCCGAGCAAGGGGCCCGCCTCGAGGGACTCCAGCGCACGCTCGACCGTCGCCCTGGCGGTGGCCCCCGCCCGCACGACGAGCAGCGTGCCGTCGACGAGCGGCTGCAGGACGGTGGCGTCGGAGAACGGGACGCACGGGGGCGTGTCGATGATGACCCAGTCGAACCGGCGCCTCAGCTCCTCGATCGTCGCGCCGAGCGCCGCCGAACGCAGCAGCTCGGTCGGGTTCGAGGCCGGCCGGCCGGCCGGCAACACGTGCAGGCGGCCCGGCTTGAGCGGGATGATCGCGTGGTCGAGCCCCACGCCGTCGCCGAGCATCTCGCTCAGCCCCAGGCTCGGCGGCGGCGTCAGGTACCGGCCGACCGATGGACGGCGAAGGTCGAGGTCGACGAGCAACGTCGAGCGCTGGCGTTCCTCGGCGAACGCGAGCGCGAGGTTGATCGCCGTCGTGGTCTTGCCCTCGTCGGGCACCGAACTCGTCACGAGGATGACCTTCGCCGCGGTCCCCGCCTCTTCCCGGCTGATCTCGAGCTTCGACCGGAGACGACGGTAGCGCTCTGCGACCGCTTCCTTCGGCCGATGGGCCATGACGAGCTCCGGGGCCTCCGTCAGTTTCCTCGGGATGATCGAGGCCAGCGGCACGCCTTCGGTGACGGGGTTGTTCGGCTTCACGGTCGCCCCCTCAGAGCCAACCGGCGGCGGCGAGTCCCGCAACGCCGATCGCGATCAGGACGGCGGCGCTCTTCCGGAGCTTCGTACGCCGGCCCGGCGTGGGTTTGGTCTCGGCCAGGAGGTTGGGAACGGTCCCGAGCAGCGGCACGTCGGGGAACGCGCTCCGGAACGCCTCCTCGGTACGCATGGACTGGTCGAACTGCTCCAGCCCGAACGCGATCCCGACGCCGACGGCCAGTCCGCCGAGAAGCCCCATCAGGATCAGCTGCAGCGGCTGGGGGCTGAAGGGAACGCTGGGCACGCCGGCGCGGTCCTGCACGCGGAAGTGCTCCGACTGGTTGGCCGCCTCGAGCTGCTCCGCACGCGTGGCCTCGTCCCGGTTGCGCAGCAGGGTCTGGTACTCCTGCTGCAGGTTGTTGTAATCGCGCGTCAGCTGCGACAACTCCTGTTCGCGCAGCGGAGTGTTGCGGACCCGCCCGGTGATCTGATCGATGCGCGCGTTGACCTGCTCGCGCTCGCCGTGCAGGCGCGTGATCTCCGTGTTCAGTTGACGAAGCTCCGCGCGAATCGGCGCGGAAGCGAGGTTGCCGCCCGCGCCGCCTTCGGCGTCGGCCGCCGCCCCTCCCGACGATGCGAGCGTCTTCTTGAACTCCTCGAGCTGGGCCGCTTTCGCACGGACATCCGGGTGAACGTCCGCGTAGCGGAGCTTGAGTTGCGTGAGCTCTTGCTCCAGCAGTGCCAGGCGCTGCAGGTTCGGATCGACGCCGGTGGTGGGGAGCCCCGCGGCCGCGTTGATCGACTCCATCGTCTGCAGCTGGGACTGGAGCATGGCGATCCGCGCCTCTCGGTTCCGGATCCCGTCATCGATCTGGGTCAGGCGCTGCTGCGCCACGGCGATCAGTTGGAGGTTCGTGGCCTGCTGGTCGGGGAGCTCCCCGTAATGCTCGCGCCGGTACGTGGCGAGGCGAGCGTCGATGTCGTCGAGCTGTTTCTTCTTCTCGGCCAGCCACTTCTCGGTTTGCGCGCGGGTCGTGGACGCCTGCTCCGTCCGAAGGAGGCTGTTCTGGGCGATGAACAGGTCCGCGAGCATGTTGGCCGCGGCGGCCGCGATCTTCGGATCCGAGTTCTTGACCGCGATCTGGAAATAGGTTCCGCGACGCGTGTCGGGGGTGACCTGGACGTTTGCGCGCAAATGCGCCCGAGCCCGCTCGACCTCCTCGTCGGTGGCATTCGCCCCGACGATCCGGAGGTCCTTCAGCACACGATCGAGGTAACTCGGGCCGAGAATCTGCACCTGGATGCTCGAGAGACGCTCGACCAGGCCCGCGGTGACCGTCGTACGCACGAACGTCTCCGGGACCCGCTGGGGTACGACGAGCACGGTCGTCGCGGCGCGGTAGACCTTGGGCGCCCGCTGGAGCAGCACGGTCGACACGAGCAGCCCGACGATCGGCGGAACCAGGATCCACCACTTCCGCCGCCACGCGGCGTCGAGCAAGGTCTTG encodes the following:
- the yvcK gene encoding uridine diphosphate-N-acetylglucosamine-binding protein YvcK, with amino-acid sequence MRSTLRVTVVGGGNGISAVLRGLARESREGRALEISAVVATADDGGSSGRIRRERGGLPVGDFRNCLLALAPDPSPLAKLFAHRYLGTGELAGHAVGNLMLAALAEQEGCHLRGLEVAGRLLGCAGRVLPATTVPLALHAELEDGSLLNGESSIGRSERSVRRVWLEPSDASAPEESVSAIREADLLVIGPGSLYTSLLSVLCVGDLARALRETAAIRVLVSNLMTQPGETSGMRLNAHLDAIDAHLGAGMVDAVLAHGPAVEPWRLAPYAAEGSEPVLEPLRSGRRERLVVAELATGSGKIRHDAARTAAAVLALAPSPKTSRAAKPSVVASTIRQEVTSR
- a CDS encoding CpsD/CapB family tyrosine-protein kinase; its protein translation is MKPNNPVTEGVPLASIIPRKLTEAPELVMAHRPKEAVAERYRRLRSKLEISREEAGTAAKVILVTSSVPDEGKTTTAINLALAFAEERQRSTLLVDLDLRRPSVGRYLTPPPSLGLSEMLGDGVGLDHAIIPLKPGRLHVLPAGRPASNPTELLRSAALGATIEELRRRFDWVIIDTPPCVPFSDATVLQPLVDGTLLVVRAGATARATVERALESLEAGPLLGVVLNDVVATPVDRYYYRYDDYDPYRYADDASRGTTK
- a CDS encoding nucleoside-diphosphate sugar epimerase/dehydratase, which gives rise to MIAKMAADAGIFAFAYVLAYLARLDGFPEPYRRTLLLTLPAVVATKLLVHAYFGSYRTIWRYASLRDLQFLGHSALVSCAAIITVGFFLPDSMQLPRSVPFIDLAIAVLLAGAARLSVRIFHEASYAGGRATVAAQFLGTRPRRKSRRVLVVGAGDGGEMIVREMFRNQRMDYNPVAFVDDNPLKQGQRIHGVPVLGRTLDIPRLVAAHDVKEILIAIPSARGRDVRTIVEVCRNTPATFKILPDLSRIQDGKVELGDLRSVEVEDLLGRDVATLDHSMIAAYVRGKRVLVTGAGGSIGSELCRQILKFGPAEIQLFGRGENSIYEIHNELSRQAGFTRLVQVIGDVINKKKLEGIFAMYRPQLVFHAGADKHVPLMEMNPDEAVFNNVVGTKNVLEVSDAYRVERVVCISTDKAVNPTSVMGCCKRVAELLIRSNMYQHTVACAVRFGNVLGSRGSVIPHFKRQIAQGGPITVTHRDIRRYFMTIPEAAGLVIQAGAMGRGGEIFVLDMGEPVRIWDLAENMIRLAGLEPGRDVEVREVGLRPGEKLDEELNYHTEPLEPTTHPKITCVRGDGTDPLKLLSEIKILTDKALRMDFAGIRAGLRRIVPEYAPNEEPEPMPVPMISFRGESS
- a CDS encoding GNVR domain-containing protein, which encodes MSGLPIKTLLDAAWRRKWWILVPPIVGLLVSTVLLQRAPKVYRAATTVLVVPQRVPETFVRTTVTAGLVERLSSIQVQILGPSYLDRVLKDLRIVGANATDEEVERARAHLRANVQVTPDTRRGTYFQIAVKNSDPKIAAAAANMLADLFIAQNSLLRTEQASTTRAQTEKWLAEKKKQLDDIDARLATYRREHYGELPDQQATNLQLIAVAQQRLTQIDDGIRNREARIAMLQSQLQTMESINAAAGLPTTGVDPNLQRLALLEQELTQLKLRYADVHPDVRAKAAQLEEFKKTLASSGGAAADAEGGAGGNLASAPIRAELRQLNTEITRLHGEREQVNARIDQITGRVRNTPLREQELSQLTRDYNNLQQEYQTLLRNRDEATRAEQLEAANQSEHFRVQDRAGVPSVPFSPQPLQLILMGLLGGLAVGVGIAFGLEQFDQSMRTEEAFRSAFPDVPLLGTVPNLLAETKPTPGRRTKLRKSAAVLIAIGVAGLAAAGWL